The Janthinobacterium tructae genome contains the following window.
ACCAATCTCCTTACGGATCAAGTGAGTCGTTCTGGCAAAGCTATGCAGGGCTTGGCTCATTGTGCGCTCTGAATTCGCTGGAAAAGTAGTGCACTCAAAACGTGTCGAGACTTAAAGAAGGGTCAGCTACGAATGGGGGCATAATTACACGAATCTAAAAATGTAACCGACACTGAAGGCACCATCGGACTCAACAACAGCGCGTGGCATATTGATGTAAGCGGACTGCCCGCTATGATTTGGTGTTGCGGCCATGGCGCACGAAGCGCCTATCCGCAGGTAAGCACAGCAAGAATAATTAATGAAATTTCGGAATACGCGTAACAAATCCAAGCACCTAAAAAGCCTGCGCTTGCACTTCCCGCACAAAAGGGAAAATGTCAATACGGAGGGGGGACAAAACCACAAAACGAGCAAAAAAGCCGGAACAGATGGAGATCCCTGCGATGGCGTTTGAATTCGAACTCATCTCATTATTTAACTGAAAAAATTATTACAGTTTGAATATTACACCTAGAATTTTAACATTATTTGCTACAAGGAGGCTAAAAATTGCTTTAAAAACAATGCCAAAAAGCAGCAAATCCAGGTTCATCAACCGGCCCATCTCGTTCTGTGCTGGCTGTACACTAATATCAGGCAAATAGAAAAACATAATGAAAATGAATTCCATTAATGCAATTCATGGCAATAACACCACTTCTTTTTGCCCGTCATCGCAACGCTTTTTTGATTTCATCTATTATTTCAAACTGCCAAATACCTTGCCGATAATCTTGCTGCCATACGCAAGCGGATTACTGCGGATGGCTTTCTCTTCCTCGCCTATCATCAGATACAGGCCGTCAAGCGCCCGGTCCGTAACATAGCCTTCCACCGTCGACTGCTGCTGCGGTACCAGTCCCGTCTTGCCGATCTGGCTCATGGTGCTGTTGTATTTGCTGGCCAGGCCGGAACGGTCGGTCACGGATTTCACGATGGGCAGGAATTTGACGGCCAGCGGCGCCGAGGTCTTCTGGCGGAAGAAATCCGTGACAGAAGTATCGCCACCGGACAGGATATTCTTCGCATCGGTCACGCTCATCGACTTGACCGCATCGAGCAGCAAGGGCTTGGCCATGGGCACGGCCGATTCTGCGGCACGGTTCATCGCCACCACCAGATCGTCCAGTTGCTGGCCGCGGCCCGTCATTTTCAGCAAAGGCTGGGCTTGCTCCAGGATGCCGGGCAGCTTGATTTTGACCTTGTCGTTGTTCAGGAAACCATTCTCGACACCCAGTTTCGATACGGCGGCAGCGGAACCGGCTTGCAGCGCCGCTTTCAAACCATTGCTGGCATCCTGGTT
Protein-coding sequences here:
- a CDS encoding DUF4197 domain-containing protein; translation: MRLNPFPGRPAAILCALALLSSGAGAASPLDALSNQDASNGLKAALQAGSAAAVSKLGVENGFLNNDKVKIKLPGILEQAQPLLKMTGRGQQLDDLVVAMNRAAESAVPMAKPLLLDAVKSMSVTDAKNILSGGDTSVTDFFRQKTSAPLAVKFLPIVKSVTDRSGLASKYNSTMSQIGKTGLVPQQQSTVEGYVTDRALDGLYLMIGEEEKAIRSNPLAYGSKIIGKVFGSLK